A stretch of the bacterium genome encodes the following:
- a CDS encoding Fur family transcriptional regulator → MPRGNCKGQGWWHGKFRGCGYRLTAGREAILDILSKSEGHLSAEDIYVKIHPKYPSVGLTTVYRTLEVLSNLGMVYKLDFGDGRARYEFAQGPKGAHHHHHLVCTQCNKVIDYTDFIDEEVELLNQTEKGLGQKYKFRITNHLIQFYGVCEQCSGKK, encoded by the coding sequence CAGGGGCTGTGGATATAGGCTTACTGCTGGCAGGGAGGCTATTCTTGATATTTTGTCTAAATCCGAAGGACACTTAAGTGCCGAAGATATATACGTGAAAATTCATCCCAAGTATCCTAGTGTAGGGTTGACTACTGTTTATCGAACGCTGGAAGTATTATCAAACCTCGGCATGGTATATAAACTTGATTTTGGAGATGGCAGAGCGCGATATGAATTTGCTCAAGGGCCTAAGGGAGCGCATCATCACCATCATTTGGTTTGTACGCAATGCAACAAGGTGATCGATTATACTGATTTTATTGATGAAGAAGTCGAGCTGCTAAATCAGACAGAGAAGGGATTGGGGCAGAAATATAAGTTTAGAATTACTAATCACCTTATACAGTTTTACGGTGTATGCGAGCAATGTAGCGGTAAAAAGTAA